In one Trichlorobacter lovleyi SZ genomic region, the following are encoded:
- a CDS encoding sigma-70 family RNA polymerase sigma factor has translation MFKLLRQKRISTAPPAGGYDAPTCKRLLTEQLDYIAKVCEKAAGQAEAAYSHCIAGEGGHGYLVERAGRLDKDELFVQVLDHLQEDDYRRLREFKGTSSITTYLTAIISRLVVDIVRSRTGRNRAKERAERFGELGRRTYELVVQARHTISETVEILQINYGMIADAGQLQAILGEMQGRNSRYPSDTDHETAWNDSGELVSIQRDTPEQKLADKQQDKKRKEVLKQVLDSMTAEDKLLVRLRFPLDDATDPLDAITVAKMLGLNQQEVERRTRRVLTTCRELLLKQGVSLDALL, from the coding sequence GTGTTTAAGTTGTTAAGGCAAAAGAGAATATCTACTGCACCACCTGCCGGAGGATATGATGCTCCCACCTGTAAGCGGCTACTGACCGAACAGTTGGACTATATTGCCAAGGTCTGCGAAAAGGCTGCTGGACAGGCTGAAGCTGCCTACAGCCACTGCATTGCCGGTGAAGGTGGCCACGGCTATCTGGTTGAACGGGCAGGCAGACTGGACAAGGATGAACTGTTCGTGCAGGTGCTGGATCATCTACAGGAAGATGACTACCGTCGTCTACGGGAGTTCAAGGGTACGTCCTCCATTACCACCTACCTGACCGCCATTATCAGCCGTCTAGTGGTGGACATCGTCCGCAGCCGCACTGGACGCAACCGTGCCAAAGAGCGGGCAGAGCGATTTGGCGAGCTGGGCCGCCGTACCTACGAACTAGTTGTACAAGCCAGGCATACCATTAGTGAGACAGTTGAGATCCTGCAGATCAACTATGGCATGATTGCCGATGCCGGGCAGTTGCAGGCAATACTTGGCGAGATGCAGGGGCGCAACAGTCGTTACCCGTCCGATACCGACCACGAAACCGCCTGGAACGATAGCGGTGAACTGGTCAGCATTCAGCGTGATACTCCTGAACAGAAGCTGGCAGACAAACAGCAGGACAAAAAACGCAAAGAGGTCCTCAAGCAGGTACTTGACAGTATGACCGCTGAGGACAAGCTACTGGTCAGGCTGCGCTTTCCGCTGGATGATGCTACTGATCCACTGGATGCTATCACGGTGGCAAAAATGCTGGGGCTGAACCAGCAGGAGGTGGAGCGCCGTACCCGGCGTGTTCTGACAACCTGCCGTGAATTGTTGCTGAAACAAGGAGTTTCGCTGGATGCATTATTATGA
- a CDS encoding methyltransferase, TIGR04325 family — protein sequence MLPEIVRQHIRERNAVLHDRHRGLRCFIIADESSTRSHDLALLKDEICIAAGTFAACFDYGCLKPRYLCLPPFRPSISEEAWDAWMQSLDNVLRVHAPEMVMLCSLADIKRNSTSKAIADAETYYLDCSASPDFLLCQGIDLTQPVVGTQAACVMALQAAIYMGFKEVYLLGYGHDRPVELHRAGHLQLLRQYQVLAAVAAQAGVSILDATRSGSPDIFPQVAFDELFADTSLASVPFQRKNNEYGFFGDFSTWAEAVQHAEGYDAPHIFEKVKDAALQVKSGQAAYERDSVVFHAIPYEWIAPLAYWLPHIASEYDSSLNLIDFGGSLGSTYFALRGYLTGIRELKWNVVEQPHFAEYGNLSIADTCLRFFSSLSKCVQSQKPSIILLSAAIEYLENPYEFIQELLAYNFDYILFDRTPFVEGDNDRLTVQFVSPEIYEASYPAWFFSKKKFLQLFSAEYEIVANFSAQDSVNIPSTFEGFVFKRIAPENSKTPVADAAEWSHYNQLGDFIRQVDTPVHKQYFLAHCCEAGGQQKELQTRRMINSCLSQFSAQHQLMTIKNKPTYAIFEMSNSCNLQCSLCNTGAMRQHFPGVERGTMRLATFKAGLDKLLPEIESLLLYNWGEPLLNKDLFRCIEYAKGYHVRTQLSTNMMLYTEETGLQLIQSGLDKLIVSCDGLDQATYQKYRSGGDFAKVVASVENIILQKRRMRTLQPHIEMQCIVFAFNEHQMPQYEQFWKAKGVDSVHFVKMSYMSQHGRVKAQANGYIPSHPDFQPHFPYGTMRSCSEPYNHVTIDWNGDWYTCCFPSGMREYRIGNIVTDDFWEIWNGEAYRYCRALLKNQQSGDGYCETICHDCTGIFPHQHTKRYWLQERA from the coding sequence GTGCTTCCGGAAATAGTACGACAGCATATACGTGAGCGCAATGCTGTACTTCATGATCGCCACCGGGGCTTACGCTGCTTTATCATTGCGGATGAGTCTTCAACAAGAAGCCATGATCTTGCGTTGCTGAAAGATGAAATCTGCATTGCTGCCGGTACCTTTGCTGCTTGTTTTGACTATGGCTGTCTGAAACCCCGTTATCTCTGCCTGCCCCCCTTCCGTCCGTCAATCTCTGAAGAAGCCTGGGATGCCTGGATGCAGTCGCTCGACAATGTTCTTCGTGTGCATGCCCCGGAAATGGTCATGCTTTGCTCTCTTGCCGACATCAAAAGAAACAGTACAAGCAAGGCGATCGCTGATGCAGAAACCTATTATCTGGACTGTTCTGCATCCCCTGATTTTTTGCTGTGTCAGGGGATCGATTTGACGCAACCGGTTGTAGGGACGCAAGCGGCTTGTGTCATGGCACTGCAGGCGGCGATTTATATGGGATTTAAGGAGGTTTATCTGCTCGGCTACGGCCATGACCGGCCGGTAGAGCTGCACCGTGCCGGACATCTGCAGCTGTTGCGCCAGTATCAGGTGCTGGCAGCTGTTGCTGCCCAAGCGGGAGTTTCAATCCTGGATGCAACCAGGAGCGGTTCACCGGATATCTTTCCGCAGGTTGCTTTTGACGAATTGTTTGCTGACACCTCTCTGGCGAGTGTGCCCTTTCAAAGGAAAAATAATGAATACGGCTTTTTCGGTGATTTTTCTACATGGGCAGAAGCCGTGCAGCATGCGGAAGGCTATGATGCACCTCATATTTTTGAAAAGGTTAAAGATGCTGCACTGCAGGTAAAGTCAGGACAGGCCGCCTATGAACGGGACTCAGTGGTCTTTCATGCAATCCCTTATGAATGGATAGCACCTCTTGCATATTGGCTGCCGCATATTGCCTCCGAATATGACAGTTCACTTAATCTGATTGATTTTGGAGGCTCACTGGGAAGCACCTACTTTGCCTTAAGGGGATATCTGACAGGCATCAGGGAGCTGAAGTGGAATGTCGTTGAACAGCCTCATTTCGCTGAATACGGCAATCTGTCAATTGCTGATACCTGTCTGAGATTCTTCAGCAGCCTGTCTAAGTGTGTGCAAAGCCAAAAACCCTCAATAATTCTGCTGTCGGCTGCAATTGAGTATCTGGAAAACCCATACGAATTCATTCAAGAATTGCTTGCCTACAACTTCGACTATATACTTTTTGACCGGACCCCTTTTGTAGAGGGGGACAATGACCGTTTAACGGTGCAGTTTGTATCCCCGGAAATTTATGAGGCCTCCTATCCGGCATGGTTTTTCTCGAAAAAGAAGTTTCTCCAGCTGTTTTCGGCTGAGTATGAGATAGTGGCAAATTTTTCAGCCCAGGACAGCGTTAACATCCCTTCAACCTTTGAGGGATTTGTGTTTAAGCGCATTGCCCCAGAAAACAGTAAAACACCGGTAGCAGATGCTGCTGAATGGTCTCACTACAACCAGCTTGGCGACTTTATCAGGCAAGTTGATACGCCTGTGCACAAACAGTATTTTTTAGCGCATTGCTGTGAAGCCGGAGGGCAACAAAAAGAGCTGCAGACTCGTCGCATGATTAACTCATGCCTCAGTCAGTTTTCTGCGCAACATCAGCTGATGACAATCAAAAACAAACCGACCTATGCCATCTTCGAGATGTCAAACAGTTGTAACTTGCAGTGCTCACTGTGTAACACGGGGGCGATGAGACAGCATTTTCCGGGTGTAGAGCGGGGCACGATGCGCCTTGCAACCTTTAAGGCCGGTTTGGATAAGCTTTTGCCGGAGATCGAGTCACTTTTACTCTATAACTGGGGAGAGCCGCTTCTTAATAAAGACCTGTTTCGATGTATTGAATATGCAAAGGGCTATCATGTCCGTACTCAACTGAGTACCAACATGATGCTGTACACTGAGGAAACAGGTCTGCAACTGATTCAGTCAGGGCTTGATAAGCTGATTGTCTCATGTGATGGCCTCGACCAGGCAACCTATCAAAAATATCGTTCCGGTGGTGATTTTGCTAAGGTTGTGGCGTCAGTTGAAAATATTATTCTGCAAAAACGCCGCATGCGTACACTGCAGCCGCATATAGAAATGCAATGTATTGTTTTTGCCTTTAATGAACACCAGATGCCGCAGTATGAACAGTTCTGGAAGGCAAAAGGTGTTGATTCGGTGCATTTTGTAAAAATGTCGTACATGTCTCAACATGGTCGGGTCAAGGCTCAAGCTAACGGTTACATACCGTCGCATCCGGATTTTCAGCCACACTTTCCCTACGGGACCATGAGATCATGTTCAGAACCGTACAACCATGTAACGATCGATTGGAACGGCGACTGGTATACCTGTTGTTTCCCTTCAGGCATGCGGGAATACCGTATTGGCAATATTGTTACTGACGACTTCTGGGAAATCTGGAATGGCGAAGCATACCGGTATTGCAGGGCGTTATTGAAAAATCAGCAAAGCGGTGATGGCTATTGCGAGACAATCTGCCATGATTGTACGGGTATTTTTCCGCATCAGCATACTAAGCGTTATTGGTTGCAGGAGAGAGCATAA
- a CDS encoding sulfotransferase domain-containing protein: MRIIVAEYPKSGGSWLCNLLGELLQLPPRDIYVDDTNHAPHLAMHPWYKNENTFSLPPSCVIKSHEKPGSGLHDFEHATVHLVRDGRDVTVSKYYFEKEFCVLNGFNDRFDIPFNIFLTKTALEWVEYLDSWRGKQQVVCSYEKLIEDPVTTLNSLGHRLGFDFSRDAIGLALEKHSKSNMRASLSFFKGEFVRKGIVGDWKNIFDDTSKYIFKKHAGNALIELGYEKDLTW, from the coding sequence ATGAGAATAATTGTGGCTGAGTACCCCAAATCAGGCGGCAGCTGGTTGTGCAATCTGCTGGGAGAGCTTTTACAACTGCCGCCCCGCGATATTTATGTGGATGACACTAATCATGCTCCCCACCTGGCAATGCACCCCTGGTACAAAAATGAAAATACTTTCAGCCTGCCGCCCTCTTGCGTTATTAAAAGTCATGAGAAACCCGGAAGCGGGCTTCACGATTTTGAACACGCAACCGTACATCTGGTAAGAGACGGCCGGGACGTTACCGTTTCTAAATACTATTTTGAAAAAGAGTTTTGTGTCCTGAATGGATTTAATGACAGGTTTGATATCCCTTTTAATATTTTTCTGACAAAAACGGCTTTAGAGTGGGTTGAATACCTTGATTCATGGCGTGGTAAACAGCAAGTAGTGTGTAGTTACGAAAAACTGATTGAAGATCCTGTTACGACACTCAATAGTCTTGGCCATAGGCTCGGGTTTGATTTTTCGCGAGACGCTATTGGGTTGGCACTGGAAAAACACTCTAAATCAAATATGCGTGCCAGCCTCAGTTTTTTTAAAGGTGAATTCGTCAGAAAAGGAATAGTCGGTGACTGGAAAAATATATTTGATGACACAAGTAAATATATTTTTAAGAAGCATGCCGGTAACGCGCTGATAGAACTTGGCTATGAAAAAGATTTAACGTGGTGA
- a CDS encoding glycosyltransferase, producing MRYYCTYFDKNYLLKGLALISSLHAHEPDPFRLYVVCLDELTQELLNRLAIKQVVTVPLADIEAGDSGLASAKQNRSQVEYYWTLTPSVIACLLKRFPLIDVITYLDADLYFFSSTAPIYAALGDSSILIHEHRFSPQLAFLARYGTYNVGLLCFRNNADGLEALSWWRDRCLEWCYQRVEDGKFGDQLYLEDWPARFTGVRVLDHVGGGVAPWNHGNYRFSCDASGRPLVDGNPVIFYHFHAFTFLTPDVVMPARDLHYPLPVQVVTSCVAPYLNCLEQQLIKLRRIIPGFLHGLAQDAEHLKEQHSFVAHTAVAGTLQQGGGAPYPCVDLGNGWYLFCSSQTWDSSADAASLQPPLPEQRECPEKASLQICCKSPLPTLALVTPSYNQADYLEECIDSVLGQGYPNLEYVIMDGGSTDGSVDIIRKYERHLSYWQSRPDGGQYQAINEGFRHTRGELMTWLNSDDKFHPLAFAKAVSVFMTHPEAEWITGRQNEWDRAGRLYYLQENLEVLSRRKYLNGIFDKPFIQQEGTFWRRSLWETAGGTLSNSFELAGDLELWVRFFRVTVLHQVDTLLAGFRRVYGTQKSYLHREQYYHEAKTILTAERARFAGVLDALPAMPEPFKIDSEQVAALIAQPGFAPALSLDSRPAWRHYLDDIRVAVARLHNGQPLERVDFFQREVGLLTLIEKRHVVAELLQLNKLSVLRDQCQRFLQEGEDILGQGECRGAEQRLSRAAAIDPCSARLHRDLGRLNLCRGEYVRAFNEFRFALEYQPYNAGLAEEMIAVLCRLGLDAVAAAFCREFLTINPDSPEVRRLALGLAPHEAPKVVHPDNDSKLPAVTAIISVYSAERFIHGRLEDLVGQTLFAQGRLELIIIDSDSPQKELAAIQPFLETYPDRIRYLRTDRRETVYAAWNRGVSMARGRYLINANTDDRFCNNALELLANALNADPALDAAYGDWLVTKLENDRLNYDTHQFHFRYPPFYPPLLLYYQISSHAVMLRRSVFEKIGMYRADLKVAGDREFMLRFASAGLKARRITATLGLYLEHAASVEHTEKSGRDELNMLRKQYTSPESLARLYGRPLPAQREELARLYVETGALGFQFYRRGGHWVSDLDFAEAMFVQALAYDSANTVAHQNLGIIKSIRHGDHTGARFWAGVAGNVLPPLVSVIVPTHNRPEMLREAVSSILHQSLSSLEVVVVNDGGDDLTELLDSMRDDRIVHLRLPERRERSAARNAGIRAARGQFIAYLDDDDLYYQDHLAIVIDFMQAQGVQAAYSDAYCACQQLLDGSYVTTERKVIYADEFDREKLLCENYIPILCMVHTRSCLETVGLFDESLRTHEDWDLWIRIARHYPVRRAPHITCEYRVRDDLTNTSTRYKADMVATQKEMYRRYRTDLRNPSESLLRQRGCLFNQLVGMYQTLEQQLASSDCPVGKIPADSFWGKLSEETTASRQQLLSAWWWYKAHRCADRTERLDCLEKAMEADEENAAAALERAQLLCRSASDHYACETALRALLGLNPLDSGAAEMLLELQSRNIWCQPAITP from the coding sequence ATGCGGTATTATTGCACCTATTTTGATAAGAACTACCTGCTGAAGGGGCTGGCCCTGATCAGTTCCCTGCACGCTCATGAGCCGGATCCGTTCAGGCTGTACGTGGTCTGCCTTGACGAGCTGACACAGGAGCTGCTGAATCGTTTGGCGATCAAACAGGTGGTTACGGTGCCGCTGGCTGATATTGAGGCCGGCGACAGCGGTCTGGCATCGGCAAAGCAAAACCGGAGCCAGGTTGAATACTACTGGACCCTGACACCTTCCGTTATAGCCTGCCTTCTGAAGCGTTTTCCCTTGATCGATGTGATCACCTACCTGGATGCCGATCTGTACTTCTTTTCATCAACCGCTCCGATCTATGCAGCACTTGGTGACAGCTCGATTCTGATTCACGAACATCGTTTTTCGCCTCAGTTGGCTTTTCTGGCAAGGTACGGCACCTATAACGTCGGGCTGCTCTGTTTCAGAAACAATGCCGATGGTCTTGAGGCACTCAGCTGGTGGCGGGATCGTTGTCTTGAATGGTGCTACCAGCGGGTTGAGGACGGTAAATTCGGGGATCAGCTTTACCTTGAAGACTGGCCCGCCCGTTTCACCGGGGTGCGGGTGCTGGATCATGTCGGCGGCGGGGTGGCCCCTTGGAATCACGGTAATTATCGCTTCTCATGCGATGCATCAGGGCGCCCCCTGGTGGATGGCAATCCGGTCATCTTTTACCATTTTCACGCGTTTACCTTCCTGACACCTGATGTTGTCATGCCTGCACGGGATTTGCACTACCCGCTGCCTGTGCAAGTCGTTACCAGCTGTGTTGCTCCCTATCTTAACTGTCTTGAACAACAACTGATAAAGCTGCGTCGTATCATCCCGGGCTTTCTGCATGGGCTGGCACAGGATGCCGAACACTTGAAGGAACAGCACAGCTTTGTTGCCCACACCGCGGTTGCCGGAACACTGCAACAGGGAGGGGGGGCTCCTTATCCCTGCGTTGACCTCGGCAACGGCTGGTACCTGTTCTGCTCCAGCCAGACATGGGACAGCTCTGCCGATGCCGCATCGTTGCAGCCGCCCCTGCCTGAGCAGCGTGAGTGTCCGGAAAAGGCAAGCTTACAAATATGTTGCAAGTCGCCACTGCCCACACTTGCACTGGTGACTCCCTCCTACAACCAGGCTGACTATCTGGAAGAATGTATTGATTCAGTCCTGGGGCAGGGCTATCCGAACCTGGAATACGTTATCATGGATGGCGGCAGCACCGATGGATCTGTCGACATCATCAGAAAATATGAAAGACATCTGAGCTACTGGCAGAGCAGGCCGGATGGCGGACAGTATCAGGCCATCAACGAAGGGTTCCGGCATACCCGTGGTGAACTGATGACCTGGTTGAATTCAGACGACAAGTTTCACCCCTTGGCCTTTGCCAAGGCGGTCTCCGTTTTCATGACCCACCCGGAAGCCGAGTGGATCACAGGCAGACAAAATGAATGGGACCGTGCCGGCAGGCTTTATTATCTTCAAGAAAATTTGGAAGTGCTGAGCCGCCGTAAATATCTGAACGGCATCTTTGATAAACCTTTCATACAACAGGAAGGAACCTTCTGGAGACGCTCGTTGTGGGAGACTGCAGGCGGCACACTTTCAAACAGCTTTGAGCTGGCAGGTGATCTGGAACTTTGGGTGCGCTTTTTCAGGGTGACCGTGCTTCATCAGGTTGACACCCTGTTGGCCGGATTCCGGCGCGTTTACGGAACGCAAAAGAGCTATTTGCACCGTGAGCAGTATTATCATGAGGCAAAAACCATTCTGACGGCAGAGCGGGCACGGTTTGCCGGGGTTCTTGATGCCTTACCTGCCATGCCGGAACCGTTTAAAATAGATAGTGAACAGGTTGCCGCACTGATAGCTCAACCCGGTTTTGCCCCTGCTCTGTCTTTAGATTCCCGCCCGGCGTGGAGACATTACCTGGACGATATTCGAGTGGCAGTAGCCAGACTCCATAATGGTCAGCCTCTTGAACGGGTGGACTTTTTTCAGCGGGAAGTCGGTCTGCTTACGTTGATCGAAAAGCGGCACGTTGTTGCGGAGCTGCTGCAGCTGAATAAGTTGTCAGTTCTGCGTGACCAGTGTCAGCGTTTTTTGCAGGAGGGGGAGGATATCCTGGGGCAGGGAGAGTGCAGAGGGGCGGAACAGCGGCTCAGTCGGGCTGCGGCCATCGATCCTTGTTCTGCGCGTCTCCATCGTGACCTCGGGCGTCTCAACCTGTGCCGGGGCGAATACGTGCGTGCCTTTAACGAGTTCCGTTTTGCTCTGGAGTATCAGCCGTATAATGCCGGTCTGGCGGAAGAGATGATTGCGGTCCTGTGCCGGTTGGGGCTGGATGCGGTGGCAGCGGCATTTTGCCGCGAATTCTTGACGATTAATCCGGATAGTCCGGAGGTACGTCGTTTAGCCCTTGGTCTGGCGCCGCACGAGGCGCCGAAGGTGGTACACCCTGACAATGACTCCAAATTACCTGCGGTAACGGCAATCATTTCAGTCTACAGTGCCGAACGGTTCATACACGGCAGGCTTGAAGACCTTGTCGGACAGACATTATTCGCCCAAGGGCGCCTTGAGTTGATCATCATTGATTCCGATTCTCCACAGAAGGAGCTAGCCGCTATCCAGCCGTTTTTGGAGACCTATCCCGACCGTATCCGTTACCTGCGTACAGATCGGCGGGAAACGGTCTACGCCGCCTGGAATCGTGGTGTCAGTATGGCTCGGGGGCGATACCTTATCAACGCAAACACGGATGACCGTTTCTGCAACAATGCCCTTGAACTGCTCGCCAACGCTCTCAATGCTGATCCCGCGCTTGATGCCGCCTACGGTGACTGGTTGGTGACAAAGCTCGAAAACGACCGGTTAAACTACGATACGCATCAGTTTCACTTCAGGTATCCGCCGTTTTATCCTCCCTTGCTGCTGTACTATCAGATCAGTTCCCATGCAGTGATGCTGCGCCGTTCTGTATTTGAAAAAATCGGGATGTACCGGGCTGATCTGAAGGTGGCAGGAGATCGTGAGTTTATGCTGCGGTTTGCCAGTGCCGGTCTGAAAGCAAGACGAATTACCGCGACGCTCGGCCTCTACCTTGAACATGCTGCAAGCGTTGAGCATACTGAAAAATCAGGAAGAGACGAGTTGAACATGCTCCGCAAACAATATACCTCGCCGGAAAGTCTGGCGCGGCTTTACGGTCGCCCGCTACCTGCTCAACGGGAGGAACTGGCTCGGCTCTACGTGGAAACAGGCGCATTGGGGTTTCAGTTTTATCGCCGGGGCGGGCACTGGGTAAGCGATCTGGACTTTGCTGAAGCGATGTTTGTGCAGGCACTGGCCTACGATTCCGCCAATACAGTGGCGCATCAGAACCTTGGAATTATCAAGTCAATACGGCACGGCGACCATACTGGTGCCCGCTTTTGGGCCGGTGTTGCCGGCAACGTTCTCCCGCCTCTCGTATCGGTTATCGTTCCCACCCATAACCGTCCGGAGATGTTGCGGGAAGCTGTCAGCAGTATCCTGCATCAAAGTCTTTCCAGTCTGGAAGTCGTTGTGGTAAACGACGGCGGAGACGATCTTACAGAGCTTTTGGACTCGATGCGTGACGACCGTATCGTGCATCTCCGGCTGCCTGAACGGCGGGAACGCTCTGCAGCACGGAACGCCGGTATTCGGGCCGCACGCGGGCAGTTCATCGCTTATCTGGACGACGATGACCTGTACTATCAGGATCACCTGGCCATCGTCATTGATTTTATGCAGGCGCAGGGGGTACAGGCAGCCTACAGCGATGCCTACTGCGCATGCCAGCAGCTGCTTGACGGCAGCTATGTGACGACCGAGCGTAAGGTGATCTATGCGGACGAGTTTGATCGGGAAAAATTGCTCTGCGAAAATTACATTCCGATTCTCTGCATGGTGCATACGAGGAGTTGTCTGGAAACGGTCGGTCTGTTTGATGAATCGCTACGAACACATGAAGATTGGGATTTGTGGATCAGGATCGCACGCCACTATCCGGTCAGGCGAGCCCCTCATATCACCTGTGAATACCGCGTCCGGGACGATCTTACCAATACCTCGACCCGCTATAAAGCGGATATGGTGGCAACCCAGAAAGAGATGTATCGGCGTTACCGTACTGACCTGCGGAATCCTTCCGAAAGCTTGTTAAGACAGCGAGGGTGCCTGTTCAATCAACTGGTCGGTATGTATCAGACCCTTGAACAACAGCTGGCGTCATCAGATTGCCCGGTGGGAAAAATACCGGCAGATTCTTTCTGGGGGAAGCTCTCCGAAGAAACCACCGCCTCTCGCCAGCAGCTCCTCTCTGCCTGGTGGTGGTACAAAGCACATAGGTGTGCAGACCGGACAGAGCGTCTTGACTGCCTTGAAAAGGCCATGGAGGCGGATGAAGAAAATGCTGCTGCTGCGCTGGAACGGGCACAACTCCTGTGCCGGAGTGCATCAGATCACTATGCGTGTGAAACCGCTCTGCGAGCATTGCTGGGGCTAAATCCGCTTGATAGTGGCGCAGCAGAAATGCTTTTGGAACTGCAAAGCCGAAACATCTGGTGTCAGCCGGCGATTACACCATAG
- a CDS encoding anti-sigma factor family protein — protein MKENCPSNYDERNTAMNQASEKDNRDQQIGRSIAAAIQQQQTVPACLSDEQLASLLDNRLPSGERERCLAHIAACDSCLARYTMAASLLKEAPQAVKASPGRGFLYGGLAVAAVALLAIGLVVQQHPGKRVGQVQTAGHNTIGGINTASSETARLHQRLKIWSEETIKSVEAKQYDKIDKNLPASLQQEARSLGDAALADKLEPLVKHLSEAKDTEEWYGALGTLLKGML, from the coding sequence ATGAAAGAGAACTGTCCGTCTAACTATGATGAACGGAATACGGCCATGAACCAGGCTTCTGAAAAGGACAACCGCGATCAGCAGATCGGGCGCAGTATTGCCGCTGCAATCCAACAGCAGCAAACTGTACCAGCCTGCCTGAGTGACGAACAGTTGGCAAGCCTGCTGGATAACCGTCTGCCAAGTGGTGAGCGGGAACGTTGCCTTGCCCATATTGCTGCCTGCGACTCATGCCTGGCCCGTTACACCATGGCGGCATCTCTACTCAAAGAAGCGCCACAGGCAGTAAAGGCGTCTCCTGGCAGAGGCTTTCTCTACGGTGGCCTTGCTGTTGCCGCTGTGGCTCTACTGGCCATTGGGCTGGTTGTGCAGCAACATCCGGGTAAAAGAGTTGGCCAGGTACAAACAGCAGGTCACAACACCATTGGCGGCATAAACACCGCTAGTTCAGAAACTGCCAGACTGCATCAGCGGCTTAAAATATGGTCAGAAGAGACCATCAAGTCGGTTGAGGCAAAGCAGTACGACAAGATTGATAAAAACCTGCCAGCCTCCCTACAGCAGGAAGCCCGCAGCCTTGGGGATGCAGCTTTAGCTGATAAGCTGGAACCACTGGTGAAGCATCTGTCAGAAGCTAAGGATACGGAAGAGTGGTATGGGGCGTTGGGGACACTACTAAAGGGGATGCTTTGA
- a CDS encoding FKBP-type peptidyl-prolyl cis-trans isomerase — protein MAGIAKNSVVTLDYTVTDIDGIPVDEGREPLIYLHGGYDDVFPQIETALEGKSAGESIIVNLQPAEAFGEYDADLVRIESVDAFNEPVEVGMQLEQTENGNDLVFTVTDVAEGKAVLDGNHPLAGMALVFEGTVISVRPASEREIKAGKSMATVR, from the coding sequence ATGGCCGGAATTGCAAAAAACAGCGTTGTTACCCTTGATTATACGGTTACCGATATTGATGGCATTCCTGTTGACGAGGGCCGGGAGCCGCTCATCTATCTGCATGGTGGCTATGATGATGTCTTTCCGCAGATTGAGACGGCACTGGAAGGCAAATCAGCAGGTGAAAGTATCATTGTCAACTTGCAGCCGGCTGAGGCCTTTGGCGAATATGATGCTGATCTGGTACGGATTGAATCGGTTGATGCTTTCAATGAACCGGTGGAAGTCGGTATGCAGCTTGAGCAGACTGAAAACGGCAATGATCTGGTCTTTACGGTTACAGATGTTGCTGAAGGCAAGGCGGTGCTGGATGGCAACCATCCCCTGGCCGGGATGGCCCTGGTGTTTGAAGGTACGGTGATCAGTGTGCGTCCTGCCAGTGAAAGGGAGATCAAGGCCGGGAAGAGCATGGCAACGGTCCGCTAG
- a CDS encoding methyltransferase domain-containing protein gives MFWDDIKLVTEQIARYGLRGTLVDIGGMEQPYIADYDLTIASGDQEASSISLAQRPFDHIDPDYIILNPEKGDPAIEYLPYIFENRVSTAVCLNVIEHVKNPFKVFDALFKIMKDNSLLIIETVFAYPYHPSPGDFWRYTPDCLRYLSNCAGFKVLECDWRLYVPASLGIIYPGTNEAHEIRSVYVTLTKGDFVAMPQKAYALPQRFSNNAAANRLLGRG, from the coding sequence ATGTTCTGGGATGATATCAAGCTGGTAACAGAGCAAATAGCACGCTATGGCCTGCGCGGAACGCTTGTCGACATAGGCGGGATGGAACAGCCGTATATTGCCGACTATGATCTGACTATTGCTAGCGGTGATCAGGAGGCCAGCTCGATATCATTGGCGCAGCGTCCGTTTGATCATATTGATCCTGACTATATAATTTTGAATCCGGAGAAGGGTGACCCTGCAATAGAATATTTGCCCTATATCTTTGAAAACAGAGTGAGTACCGCTGTCTGTCTGAATGTTATCGAGCATGTCAAAAATCCTTTCAAGGTTTTCGACGCACTGTTTAAAATAATGAAAGATAACAGTTTGCTGATTATTGAAACCGTTTTTGCCTATCCCTACCATCCGTCACCCGGTGATTTTTGGCGGTATACCCCGGACTGTTTACGTTATTTGAGCAACTGCGCCGGTTTTAAGGTTCTTGAGTGTGATTGGCGCCTCTATGTGCCTGCCAGTCTGGGAATTATCTATCCGGGAACCAATGAAGCCCATGAGATACGATCGGTTTACGTAACCTTGACCAAAGGTGATTTTGTGGCAATGCCTCAAAAGGCATACGCCCTGCCTCAGCGCTTTTCGAACAACGCAGCAGCCAACCGGCTGCTTGGGCGCGGATAG